The Agromyces mariniharenae genome includes a window with the following:
- a CDS encoding dihydrofolate reductase family protein, whose translation MRTLIVTEFITLDGVVDSPGGGDHPRAGWTFKEVPFVEEAYQIKGTEQEEAGALLIGRQSYDEFAPIWPKMDEFAEYNAMPKYVVSTTLTDPEWNNTSVLRSLDEVAALKEGDGEGTILVHGSATLAQALAEAGLVDRYHLLQFPVTLGEGKRLFNGREQGKLKLVEFEAYSNGVVKYVYDVER comes from the coding sequence ATGCGCACCCTCATCGTCACCGAGTTCATCACCCTCGACGGCGTCGTCGACTCCCCCGGAGGCGGCGACCACCCGCGCGCGGGCTGGACCTTCAAGGAGGTCCCGTTCGTCGAGGAGGCCTACCAGATCAAGGGCACCGAGCAGGAGGAGGCCGGCGCCCTGCTCATCGGCCGGCAGAGCTACGACGAGTTCGCCCCCATCTGGCCCAAGATGGACGAGTTCGCCGAGTACAACGCCATGCCGAAGTACGTCGTGTCGACGACGCTCACCGACCCCGAGTGGAACAACACCTCGGTGCTGCGCTCGCTCGACGAGGTCGCCGCGCTCAAGGAGGGCGACGGCGAGGGCACGATCCTCGTGCACGGCAGCGCGACGCTCGCGCAGGCGCTCGCCGAGGCCGGCCTCGTCGACCGCTACCACCTGCTGCAGTTCCCCGTCACGCTCGGCGAGGGCAAGCGCCTCTTCAACGGGCGCGAGCAGGGCAAGCTCAAGCTCGTCGAGTTCGAGGCCTACTCGAACGGCGTCGTCAAGTACGTCTACGACGTCGAGCGCTGA
- the ppk2 gene encoding polyphosphate kinase 2 — MTTKMPKALYERELISLQAKLVDMQAWVQQSGARVVVIFEGRDAAGKGSTIKRVSEYMNPRVTRIVALPTPSARDKTRWYFQRYVPHLPAGGEIVLMDRSWYNRAGVERVMGYCTNEEYHRFLHQAPIFERLLVEDGIILLKYWFSVSDVVQEERFRSRLDDPMRRWKLSPNDVLSITKWEDYSRAKDNMFIHTDIAEAPWYEVRSDDKRRSRINMMHHLLSKIPYERVEPEPIVIPPRPAPGGYERPPRDWSNIVPDYAQELIDEHTSGG, encoded by the coding sequence ATGACCACGAAGATGCCGAAGGCGCTGTACGAGCGTGAGCTCATCTCGTTGCAGGCGAAGCTCGTCGACATGCAGGCATGGGTGCAGCAGTCGGGCGCCCGCGTCGTAGTGATCTTCGAGGGGCGGGATGCCGCGGGCAAAGGCTCCACGATCAAGCGCGTGTCCGAGTACATGAACCCGCGCGTCACGCGGATCGTGGCGCTGCCGACGCCGAGCGCGCGCGACAAGACGCGCTGGTACTTCCAGCGGTACGTGCCGCACCTCCCGGCGGGCGGCGAGATCGTGCTCATGGACCGCTCCTGGTACAACCGGGCCGGCGTCGAGCGCGTCATGGGCTACTGCACGAACGAGGAGTACCACCGGTTCCTGCACCAGGCACCGATCTTCGAGCGACTGCTCGTCGAGGACGGCATCATCCTGCTGAAGTACTGGTTCAGCGTGTCCGACGTCGTGCAGGAGGAGCGGTTCCGGTCGCGCCTCGACGACCCGATGCGGCGTTGGAAACTCAGCCCGAACGACGTGCTGTCCATCACGAAGTGGGAGGACTACTCGCGCGCCAAGGACAACATGTTCATCCACACGGACATCGCCGAGGCGCCCTGGTACGAGGTGCGCAGCGACGACAAGCGGCGCTCGCGCATCAACATGATGCACCACCTGCTGTCGAAGATCCCCTACGAGCGCGTCGAGCCCGAACCGATCGTAATCCCGCCGCGTCCGGCGCCCGGCGGGTACGAGCGGCCACCGCGCGACTGGTCGAACATCGTGCCCGACTACGCGCAGGAGCTGATCGACGAGCACACGTCGGGCGGATGA
- a CDS encoding DUF2510 domain-containing protein, whose translation MGEPGKAPAGWYDDGAGSLRYWDGDSWTEHTSAIATATAAATATATPGEPPSEARRSNAYGIGALTAALVGFVLIRLPFEIPAFVGVALLLVGLVIAIIAIVVIGREWRAVTALVVSIIGLATSIIAFTIGALSVIPATLDEMSGGVPTSDVQQPTVEPEPESTAEPDEIEDPVKGDFPGMIAPTSPGVPFGQTMSWEDGVTMTVTPPEPYVPTEFATGGGANNVVFALTITNGSPGPINLLTYSQVTSAGQPGSIVYDVLDSGEEISAEPSGVLEPGQSVTWREAWAVADPNAITLLDSPTVDHVEVTFTNEQ comes from the coding sequence GTGGGCGAGCCGGGCAAGGCCCCTGCAGGCTGGTACGACGACGGTGCCGGGAGTCTCCGCTACTGGGACGGCGACTCGTGGACGGAGCACACCTCGGCCATCGCGACGGCGACCGCGGCCGCGACCGCGACCGCGACCCCAGGCGAACCGCCGTCGGAGGCCCGGAGATCCAACGCGTACGGCATCGGTGCACTGACCGCGGCGCTCGTCGGCTTCGTGCTCATCCGCCTCCCGTTCGAGATCCCCGCCTTCGTCGGCGTCGCCCTGCTCCTGGTCGGCCTGGTGATCGCGATCATCGCGATCGTGGTCATCGGCAGGGAATGGCGCGCGGTCACCGCGCTCGTCGTCTCGATCATCGGCCTCGCGACCTCGATCATCGCCTTCACCATCGGCGCGCTGTCGGTGATCCCCGCGACGCTCGACGAGATGAGCGGCGGGGTGCCCACCTCGGACGTCCAGCAGCCGACGGTTGAGCCCGAACCGGAGTCGACCGCCGAGCCAGACGAGATCGAGGATCCGGTCAAGGGCGACTTCCCCGGCATGATCGCGCCGACGAGCCCGGGCGTGCCCTTCGGCCAGACCATGTCGTGGGAGGACGGCGTGACGATGACGGTCACCCCGCCCGAACCGTACGTGCCGACCGAGTTCGCCACGGGCGGCGGCGCGAACAACGTGGTCTTCGCGCTGACCATCACGAACGGCTCCCCCGGGCCCATCAATCTCCTCACGTATTCGCAGGTCACGTCGGCCGGGCAGCCCGGCTCGATCGTCTACGACGTCCTCGACTCCGGCGAGGAGATCAGCGCGGAGCCGAGCGGCGTCCTCGAGCCCGGCCAGTCCGTCACCTGGCGGGAGGCGTGGGCGGTCGCCGACCCCAACGCCATCACGCTGCTCGACTCGCCGACGGTCGACCACGTCGAGGTGACGTTCACGAATGAGCAGTGA
- a CDS encoding M23 family metallopeptidase, producing the protein MAGAGASDSSAGALDERPVVVDFPLRGEGWMAVTTPAHRVPSHGTDMLGQRYAYDFVKVDDRPGVHVHPGGSWRTETVGGRTRECYAWGQPIHAPFDGEVVAAVDGMAEREWIVPTGEIFRMLKNAVTFTPDKLPSIMGNHVLLRAALPAQVGRVGRAGGTGPVYAGFAHIAPGTVAVESGQRVAAGDLLGHVGHTGNSTSPHLHFQLMDSPDLMTANGIPCAFRAYEVLRDGVWEPVADGVPGRRERIRSVTAHS; encoded by the coding sequence ATGGCGGGCGCCGGTGCTTCCGACTCCTCCGCCGGTGCGCTCGACGAGCGTCCGGTCGTCGTGGACTTCCCGCTGCGCGGCGAGGGTTGGATGGCGGTCACGACGCCCGCCCACCGCGTGCCGAGCCACGGCACCGACATGCTCGGGCAGCGGTACGCCTACGACTTCGTGAAGGTCGACGACCGGCCGGGCGTGCACGTGCACCCGGGCGGATCGTGGCGCACCGAGACGGTCGGCGGCCGCACGCGCGAGTGCTACGCCTGGGGGCAGCCGATCCACGCGCCGTTCGACGGCGAGGTCGTGGCGGCGGTCGACGGCATGGCGGAGCGCGAGTGGATCGTGCCGACCGGCGAGATCTTCCGCATGCTCAAGAACGCCGTGACATTCACGCCCGACAAGCTGCCATCGATCATGGGGAACCACGTGCTCCTGCGGGCGGCCCTGCCGGCGCAAGTCGGCCGGGTCGGCCGGGCCGGCGGCACTGGCCCCGTCTATGCGGGCTTCGCCCATATCGCACCCGGCACCGTCGCGGTCGAGAGCGGCCAGCGCGTCGCGGCGGGGGACCTGCTCGGACACGTCGGCCACACCGGCAACTCGACGTCGCCGCACCTGCACTTCCAGCTCATGGACTCGCCCGACCTCATGACCGCGAACGGCATCCCGTGCGCGTTCCGCGCCTACGAGGTGCTGCGCGACGGCGTGTGGGAGCCGGTCGCCGACGGCGTGCCCGGGCGGCGCGAGCGGATCCGGTCGGTCACTGCTCATTCGTGA
- a CDS encoding pyridoxamine 5'-phosphate oxidase family protein, producing the protein MATNLTGPVPEPSAPLIRGESATDAARRVLAAITYVTLATADAAGQPWATPVWFAERDLREFIWVSRFETRHSRNIAERPEVGLAIFDSTVPVGSAIAVYVEATAEEVAEGDLSEALEVFNERSVAQGLRAWRSSDVSGFAPHRIYRATASQAWVLDEEEHRIPLL; encoded by the coding sequence ATGGCCACCAACCTCACGGGCCCGGTGCCCGAGCCGAGTGCCCCGCTCATCCGAGGCGAATCGGCGACGGATGCCGCGCGCCGCGTGCTCGCCGCGATCACCTACGTCACGCTCGCCACTGCCGACGCCGCCGGCCAACCGTGGGCGACGCCCGTGTGGTTCGCCGAGCGCGACCTGCGCGAATTCATCTGGGTGTCGCGATTCGAGACGCGGCACTCGCGCAACATCGCCGAGCGTCCGGAGGTGGGGCTGGCGATCTTCGACTCGACGGTTCCGGTCGGCAGCGCGATCGCGGTCTACGTCGAGGCCACGGCCGAGGAGGTCGCCGAGGGCGACCTGTCCGAGGCGCTCGAGGTGTTCAACGAGCGCTCCGTCGCGCAGGGCCTGCGGGCCTGGCGCTCCTCCGACGTGAGCGGGTTCGCCCCGCACCGCATCTACCGCGCCACCGCGTCGCAGGCGTGGGTGCTCGACGAGGAGGAGCACCGGATCCCGCTCCTGTAG
- a CDS encoding MobA protein, translated as MAEPDFSTLFERPLTQWGMRGDPPLWRAMAHALEGHPLPGRFWDVRSTVEREFERITGHRLLESAEPFHMPEFAIGSGMSDGVVAPAFWVRTAIPILIDRWEALRAG; from the coding sequence ATGGCAGAACCCGACTTCTCGACCCTCTTCGAGCGGCCGCTCACCCAGTGGGGTATGCGCGGGGACCCGCCGCTGTGGCGCGCGATGGCGCACGCCCTCGAGGGTCACCCCCTCCCGGGGAGGTTCTGGGACGTTCGCAGCACGGTGGAGCGGGAGTTCGAGCGCATCACGGGGCATCGGCTTCTCGAGAGTGCGGAACCGTTCCACATGCCCGAGTTCGCGATCGGCAGCGGCATGAGCGATGGCGTGGTGGCTCCGGCGTTCTGGGTTCGCACGGCGATTCCGATCCTCATCGATCGATGGGAGGCGCTTCGCGCAGGCTGA
- a CDS encoding glutamine synthetase family protein, with protein MVTSNDSGDAASVDLDEVRALLVSYHDNASISRAKVLPARALAGAASHGITISNSVGFLFSVDDHLNETAALDPIVGDLRGIPDLSAVAMLDPAVGLAWAPADLHTLEGTVHPTCTRSALRRVAADAAAAGLDFLVGFELEFTLFRGSPDEPELAAQGPGYSTRATLDVEAWMLDVLAALDTAGVPVAQFHPEFGPGQYELALAPREPLRAVDDLALARVVILRTAAAHGLLVSFSPVPLVGGATNGCHVHLSATRDGQALLVDPATRLGVTWEGGHLIAGILDRLEEGVALLGGSVLSFVRLSPRTWAGADICWGPANREAAIRYVTGQTVDVLAHASQANLEVKPMDAAANPYLAVAAVLAAAVDGARRNARLPEPVEIDPGRLTDEQRAARGIRRLPADLAAALELLDGSAFFREVFGDVLLDAYLAVRRHEADAYGGRPPQNVADAVRWRY; from the coding sequence ATGGTGACTTCGAACGACAGCGGCGACGCGGCATCCGTCGACCTCGACGAGGTGCGCGCGCTGCTCGTGAGCTATCACGACAACGCGTCGATCTCGCGGGCGAAGGTGCTGCCCGCACGGGCGCTCGCCGGGGCGGCGTCGCACGGCATCACGATCTCGAACAGCGTCGGGTTCCTGTTCTCGGTCGACGACCACCTCAACGAGACGGCCGCGCTCGATCCGATCGTCGGCGACCTGCGCGGCATCCCCGACCTCTCGGCCGTGGCGATGCTCGACCCGGCGGTCGGGCTCGCGTGGGCGCCCGCCGACCTGCACACGCTCGAGGGCACGGTGCATCCGACCTGCACGCGGTCGGCGCTGCGCCGGGTGGCAGCGGATGCCGCGGCCGCCGGCCTCGACTTCCTGGTCGGGTTCGAGCTCGAGTTCACGCTGTTCCGCGGCAGCCCCGATGAGCCCGAGCTCGCCGCGCAGGGACCGGGGTACTCCACGCGCGCGACGCTCGACGTCGAGGCGTGGATGCTCGACGTGCTCGCCGCGCTCGATACCGCGGGCGTGCCCGTGGCGCAGTTCCACCCCGAGTTCGGGCCCGGCCAGTACGAGCTCGCGCTCGCGCCGCGCGAGCCGTTGCGCGCGGTCGACGACCTCGCGCTCGCACGCGTCGTGATCCTGCGCACGGCCGCCGCGCACGGGCTGCTCGTCTCGTTCTCGCCCGTGCCGCTCGTCGGCGGCGCCACGAACGGATGCCACGTGCACCTCTCCGCGACACGCGACGGGCAGGCGCTGCTCGTCGACCCGGCGACCCGTCTCGGCGTCACGTGGGAGGGCGGGCACCTCATCGCCGGCATCCTCGACCGGCTCGAGGAGGGCGTCGCGCTCCTCGGCGGCAGCGTGCTCTCGTTCGTGCGGCTCAGTCCGCGCACCTGGGCGGGCGCCGACATCTGCTGGGGGCCGGCCAATCGCGAGGCGGCGATCCGGTACGTCACCGGGCAGACCGTCGACGTGCTCGCGCACGCGAGCCAGGCGAACCTCGAGGTGAAGCCGATGGATGCCGCGGCGAACCCGTACCTCGCCGTGGCGGCGGTCCTCGCGGCGGCCGTCGACGGCGCGCGCCGCAACGCCCGGCTGCCCGAGCCCGTCGAGATCGACCCGGGGCGCCTCACCGACGAGCAGCGTGCGGCACGCGGCATCCGTCGCCTGCCGGCCGACCTCGCCGCGGCGCTCGAGCTGCTCGACGGGAGCGCGTTCTTCCGCGAGGTGTTCGGGGACGTGCTGCTCGATGCGTATCTCGCGGTGCGGCGGCACGAGGCCGACGCCTACGGGGGACGCCCGCCGCAGAACGTGGCCGACGCCGTGCGGTGGCGGTACTGA
- a CDS encoding DUF4442 domain-containing protein, with product MTPRRLAIGMSLWIPNLFSGIRVKGFSKDWTRATVELHVNVFTRNYVKTAFGGSMSAMTDPYYFMLVRHQIGRDYVVWDTRGEIEFLKPGRGVLTAHFDVPRANIDELRERARGGAKVLEWFETSITDRDGDVVARVRREVYVREKRRVTDAAASVTT from the coding sequence ATGACACCACGACGCCTGGCGATCGGCATGAGCCTGTGGATCCCGAACCTCTTCAGCGGCATCCGGGTGAAGGGGTTCTCGAAGGACTGGACCCGCGCGACCGTCGAGCTGCACGTCAACGTCTTCACGCGCAATTACGTGAAGACGGCGTTCGGCGGCTCGATGTCGGCGATGACCGACCCGTATTACTTCATGCTCGTGCGGCACCAGATCGGCCGCGACTACGTCGTGTGGGACACGCGCGGCGAGATCGAGTTCCTGAAGCCCGGACGCGGCGTGCTCACCGCGCACTTCGATGTGCCGCGCGCGAACATCGACGAGCTGCGCGAGCGCGCCCGCGGCGGCGCGAAGGTGCTCGAGTGGTTCGAGACGTCGATCACCGACCGCGACGGCGACGTCGTCGCGCGCGTGCGGCGCGAGGTGTACGTGCGCGAGAAGCGCCGGGTGACGGATGCCGCGGCATCCGTCACGACCTGA
- a CDS encoding DUF2510 domain-containing protein, whose protein sequence is MTDARTPAGWYPDGSGNLRYWDGNAWTEHTAPGPGSAQPPATAAEASASPADAASIGDTGPTQPYYAAAGMPVATLEQPSAAPSTKPHVLGIIALVVAAIGFIFACIPGALIVGWILLPVAFILSIVAFFLKGAKWPAITALVVSVVGTIVGVVVFLTVVTTSFSEAFEDIDGAIAEASEAAEEAAVPDDTLDDPVPDAVGNLAFGDTMTWEDGVSLTVSAPEGYSPTETALGADQANNLLFTITITNNSSANLEPLAYSQLSSGGLEGSQIFDTGSPVGDVGASPSTVILPGQSVSWKEAWSVADPASLTMQIAPSWDYEDAIFTNLE, encoded by the coding sequence ATGACTGACGCACGCACGCCCGCAGGCTGGTATCCCGACGGATCCGGCAACCTCCGCTACTGGGACGGGAACGCCTGGACGGAGCACACGGCACCCGGTCCGGGCTCTGCGCAGCCGCCCGCCACCGCGGCTGAGGCGTCGGCCTCACCCGCAGACGCGGCATCCATCGGCGACACCGGGCCGACGCAGCCGTACTACGCGGCCGCCGGCATGCCCGTCGCCACGCTCGAACAGCCGAGCGCTGCGCCGTCGACGAAGCCGCATGTGCTGGGCATCATCGCGCTCGTCGTCGCCGCGATCGGCTTCATCTTCGCGTGCATCCCGGGCGCTCTCATCGTCGGATGGATCCTGCTGCCGGTCGCGTTCATCCTCTCGATCGTCGCGTTCTTCCTGAAGGGTGCGAAGTGGCCGGCGATCACGGCGCTCGTCGTCTCCGTGGTCGGCACCATCGTCGGCGTCGTCGTCTTCCTCACCGTCGTCACGACCTCGTTCTCCGAGGCGTTCGAGGACATCGACGGGGCGATCGCGGAAGCATCCGAGGCGGCTGAGGAAGCCGCCGTCCCGGACGACACTTTGGACGATCCGGTTCCTGACGCCGTCGGCAACCTCGCATTCGGCGACACGATGACGTGGGAGGACGGCGTCTCGCTCACCGTCTCAGCCCCCGAGGGATACTCGCCCACGGAGACGGCACTGGGAGCAGATCAGGCGAACAATCTCCTGTTCACGATCACGATCACGAACAACTCCAGCGCGAACCTCGAGCCGCTGGCCTACTCCCAGCTCTCCTCCGGCGGACTGGAGGGCAGTCAGATCTTCGACACCGGCAGCCCCGTGGGCGACGTCGGCGCCTCGCCGTCAACGGTGATCCTTCCCGGCCAGTCGGTGTCGTGGAAGGAAGCCTGGTCGGTGGCCGACCCTGCCTCACTCACGATGCAGATCGCTCCCAGCTGGGACTACGAGGACGCGATCTTCACGAACCTCGAGTAG
- a CDS encoding DUF2510 domain-containing protein, which yields MSDPTKAPAGWYEDGSGGRRYWDGEAWTQYTAPGASESAAGAGGAAGADATPTSPIGNNDATVPIDGPTIPYVWGSGAATGGGSAYGEGVPAASGYGDSTTVPSGWNDPTARYDDPDLSAFTASPTAPTENYGAQYAAPYPPQPTAVMTAQHPFTEPSNPPPNVVGIIALVVAIAGFVFAVIPDVMGVAWILLPVAFVLSLVGLFARGAKWPAITGLIISIVATIVGIVVFVNALIGSFGDVWDTIDEAIPDATDVPQPGDDAPFGEPEQPALPVENLAFGDTMTWDDGVALTVSAPEPYTPSPFAVGSTLADNVVFTMTITNNSTENLQPVPFPTLTSADQEASQIFDVGEDLEGNGDDVGIPPTAIVPPGGSVSWRVAWSVADPASLTMEASPSFAYANATFTNVP from the coding sequence ATGAGCGACCCGACGAAGGCGCCGGCCGGGTGGTACGAGGACGGCTCGGGCGGGCGGCGGTACTGGGACGGTGAGGCGTGGACCCAGTACACCGCGCCCGGCGCGAGCGAGTCGGCCGCCGGGGCCGGAGGGGCGGCCGGTGCGGATGCCACCCCGACGTCGCCGATCGGGAACAACGACGCGACCGTGCCGATCGACGGCCCGACGATCCCGTACGTCTGGGGGTCTGGCGCGGCCACGGGCGGCGGATCCGCGTACGGGGAGGGCGTGCCCGCGGCATCCGGGTACGGCGACTCGACGACCGTGCCGAGCGGCTGGAACGACCCGACGGCGCGGTACGACGACCCCGACCTGAGCGCGTTCACGGCGAGCCCGACCGCGCCGACCGAGAACTACGGCGCGCAGTACGCGGCACCGTACCCCCCGCAGCCGACGGCGGTGATGACGGCGCAGCATCCGTTCACCGAACCCTCGAACCCGCCGCCGAACGTCGTCGGCATCATCGCGCTCGTCGTCGCGATCGCGGGGTTCGTGTTCGCCGTCATCCCCGACGTGATGGGGGTCGCGTGGATCCTGCTGCCCGTCGCGTTCGTGCTGTCGCTCGTCGGGCTGTTCGCACGCGGTGCGAAGTGGCCTGCGATCACGGGCCTCATCATCTCGATCGTTGCCACGATCGTCGGCATCGTCGTGTTCGTCAACGCGCTCATCGGCTCGTTCGGCGACGTGTGGGACACGATCGACGAGGCGATCCCCGACGCGACCGACGTTCCGCAGCCGGGCGACGACGCGCCGTTCGGCGAGCCCGAGCAACCGGCTCTACCCGTCGAGAACCTCGCCTTCGGCGACACCATGACGTGGGACGACGGCGTCGCCCTCACCGTCTCGGCGCCCGAGCCGTACACGCCGAGCCCGTTCGCGGTCGGCTCGACGCTCGCGGACAACGTCGTCTTCACCATGACCATCACGAACAACTCGACCGAGAACCTGCAGCCCGTGCCGTTCCCGACGCTCACCTCGGCCGACCAGGAGGCGAGCCAGATCTTCGACGTCGGCGAGGACCTCGAGGGCAATGGCGACGACGTCGGCATCCCGCCCACCGCGATCGTGCCGCCGGGCGGCTCGGTGTCGTGGCGCGTCGCGTGGTCGGTCGCCGATCCGGCCTCGCTCACGATGGAGGCGTCGCCGAGCTTCGCCTACGCGAACGCGACGTTCACGAACGTGCCGTGA
- a CDS encoding nuclease-related domain-containing protein: MTNEPTVSHSLGLRRPAASVIAECLRVQATVRPNSAAQRLFGVSPLGREAEPWYVGALGELEVARRLEALGPGWYVLHSVPIGAGASDLDHVVIGPAGVFTINTKHHRGQHVWVGAKRIMVNGQRTDHLRNAAFEARRTSKLLSVAARALVEVTPVVAVVGARRMTVRERPYDVVVLHDHQLVRWLQRHPVTLTPEQVQRVAAVAAHPAAWQRIPEADAVDHAAFDRLHVAVGRARRRRQAWAAVLIAAIPLTAFTLWSAATSTLVAVG, translated from the coding sequence ATGACGAACGAGCCCACCGTCTCCCACTCACTCGGGCTGCGGCGCCCTGCGGCATCCGTCATCGCCGAGTGCCTGCGCGTGCAGGCGACCGTGCGGCCCAACAGCGCGGCGCAGCGCCTGTTCGGCGTCTCGCCACTCGGCCGCGAGGCCGAGCCCTGGTACGTCGGCGCGCTCGGGGAGCTCGAGGTCGCCCGGCGGCTCGAAGCGCTCGGGCCGGGCTGGTACGTGCTGCACTCGGTGCCGATCGGCGCCGGCGCGAGCGACCTCGACCACGTCGTGATCGGACCGGCCGGGGTGTTCACGATCAACACCAAGCACCACCGCGGGCAGCACGTGTGGGTGGGCGCGAAGCGCATCATGGTGAACGGGCAGCGCACCGACCACCTGCGCAACGCCGCGTTCGAGGCGAGGCGTACATCGAAGCTGCTGTCGGTGGCCGCTCGCGCCCTCGTCGAGGTTACTCCGGTAGTCGCGGTCGTCGGAGCCCGACGGATGACGGTGCGCGAGCGCCCATACGATGTCGTTGTGCTGCACGACCATCAGCTGGTTCGCTGGCTGCAGCGGCATCCGGTGACCCTGACACCCGAGCAGGTGCAGCGCGTCGCCGCGGTCGCAGCGCACCCGGCGGCGTGGCAGCGGATACCGGAGGCCGACGCCGTCGACCACGCGGCCTTCGACCGCCTGCATGTCGCCGTCGGGCGCGCACGACGGCGGCGGCAGGCCTGGGCGGCCGTTCTCATCGCGGCCATCCCGCTCACCGCCTTCACCCTGTGGTCGGCGGCCACCTCGACGCTGGTCGCCGTCGGATAG